In Candidatus Limnocylindria bacterium, the genomic window GTTCGTGACGATCACGTTCTTCACGCTCGTGCCCGCGCGAGCCGCCTTCGCGACGGGATACAGCCGCGACAGCACGACGAGCGTCGCGGCGCCAGAGTCCGCGAGCTGGTGATGCAGCTCGGGCGCGGTGTACAGGGGATTGCACGGGACCACGGTGGCCCCGGCGCGGAGGGCTCCGAAGAATGCGATCACGAACTGCGGCGTGTTCGGCAGGAGGATCGCGACGCGGTCGCCCTTCTTCACGCCGAGCTTGCGCAGGCCGTTCGCGAAGCGCCACGCGTCATCGGAGATGGACTTGTAGGTGCGCTTGGCGTTGAAGAAGATCGTCGCGGTGGCGTCGGGATGGCTCTCGGCGGCGTCGTCGAGCAGCGCATGCATCGTTGCGTCGGGATATGTGAGCGTCGCTGGCACGCCGGAGTCGTAGTGCTTTGTCCACGGCCGTCCGGCCAGTGGCGCCGCATCCTTGGCTCGGACCGCGATCTTCTTCGCCATCGCCCTTCCTTTACCCCAGCTAGATGCGACTGCTACGCCTTGAGCAGGTCCTCCGCGATGATCATCCGCTGGACCTCGCTGGTCCCTTCGTAGATGCGGAGGATCCGTGCGTCACGATACGCGCGCTCGACCGGCGAGTCCTTCATGTAGCCCATGCCGCCATGGATCTGCAACACGCGGTCCGCGACGCGGTTCGCGAGCTCGGACGCGTAGACCTTCACCATCGCCGCTTCCCGAGACACGCGAATCCCGCGGTCGAGCTTCGCGGCGGCGTCGTAGACCATGAGCCGCGCCGCGTGGATCTCGACCGCGCTGTCCGCGAGCATCCACTGGATCGCCTGATTCGAAGCGATCGGCTGCCCGAACTGCTTGCGCCGCTTCGCATGCGCGACGGCGAGCTCCAGGAGGTGCTGGCTGGTCCCCACCGCCCCCGCCGAGAGCGACACGCGCCCGATGTCGAGCGCGCCGAGTGCGGTGCGGAATCCCGCGCCGACCTCGCCGCCGAGGACGTTCTCCTCCGGCACCTCGCAGTCCTCGAAGATCAGCTCGCCCGTCTTCGAGCCGCGGAGGCCCATCTTCTCGTCGATCTTGCCGACGCGGAAGCCCTTGAATCCCTTCTCGACGATGAAGGCGGTGATGCCGCCGCGCGCGCCTTTGGTCCGGTCGTTGGCCGCGTAGACGACAACGACGTCGGCGATGGGGCCGTTGGTGACCCAGATCTTCGTGCCACTAAGCAGCCATCTGCTGCCATCCTTCCGCGCGGTCGTCTGGATCGATGCGGCGTCGGATCCGCTCGACGGCTCGGTCAGCGAGAACGCCGCGAGCTTACGTCCGGCCGTCAGGTCCGGCAGGTAGCGGCGCTTCTGGTCGTCGGTGCCGCCGAGGTATATCGACATGCTGCCGATCGACGTGTGCGCTCCGATGAGGTTCGAGAACGCCGCCGACGTGCGGCCGAACTGCTCGAGCGCGAGGCAGTAGCCGAGATCGCCCGCGCCGACACCGCCGCACTCCGCGGGGAACGGGAGGCCGAAGAAGCCCAGCGCGGCCATCTCGCGCACGACCTCACTGGGGATCTCGTCGCTGTCCTCGACCTGCTTCTCGATCGGCTGGAGGCGCGTCTCCACGAAATCGCGCACGGTGCGGGCGAGGAGCGCGAGCTCGTCCGGGATGTCGAAATCCATCAGGCCTCCCCGACATGGATCGCCGCGACGCCAAAGGTCAGCCGCTCGTAGCGTACGCGCGCGAATCCGGCCTCGCGCATGCGCTCGGCGAGGCCGTCCGCGTCCGGGAACGTGGCCACCGAGCGCGGCAGGTAGCGATACGCCGCGGCGTCTCCGCCGAGCAGCGCAGCGATGCGTGGCACGAGCTGATGGAGGTAGAGGCGGTAGGGGATCCCGATGAGCGAGCTCGGCGGCGTCGAGAACTCGAGAATGGCCGCGCGTCCGCCGGTGCGGAGCACGCGGCGCATCTCGCGCAGGCCGAGCGAAAGGTCACCGAAGTTGCGCACCGTGAATCCGGCCACCACTCGGTCGAACGATGCGTCGGCGAATGGCAATGCCGCCGCGGACGCGAGCAGCGGCGCCAACCGCGGATCCAGGCGCGCGGCGGCGCGGCGGCGCACGGCGTCGATCATCGACGGAGACAGGTCGACGCCGACGACGCGTACGGACGGATCGGACGCGTCGAGCAGACCGAAGGCGAGATCACCCGTACCGACACCGACGTCGAGCGCGATCTCGCGCGGACCCATGCTCGCGACCGCGGCCGCCCGGCGACGCCAGCCCACATCACGCCCGCCGGAGAGGATGCGATTGAGCACGTCGTAGCGTGGTGCGACGCGGTCGAACATCTCCGCGATATGCCGGTCGTGGTCCTCCGAGCGCGCCACTGTGTGTTTCACGCTAACGTGAGGCGATCGGCACCGTCCTCTTCGTGTACGCGCATCCCGACGACGAATCGTTCGGCATCGCCGGCACCGCGATGAAGCTCGCGGCCGCCGGACACACGACAGCGCTCCTCACGCTCACGCGCGGCGACGTCGGCATGTGGTTCGGCAAGGAGCGTGGATCGTGGACGCCCGCCGAGCTCGCCGCGGAGCGGAGCAAGGAATGGCGCGAGGCGGTGAAGATCATCGGCTTCAGGCACGCGCGTCTCCTCGAGTGGCCTGACGGCGGGCTCGCGACCTCACCGGCCGAGCGCGTGACCGCCGACGTGGTGCAGTTCGTCCGCGAGATCAGACCCGACGTGATCTGTACGTTCGGTCCCGAGGGCGCCGGCAGCGAGCACGACGACCACCGGGCCGCCTCCTTCTACGCGGTGCGCGGCTTCCATCGTGCGGCGCTGGCCGACCAGTACCCCGATCGCGGCGCGCCCCACGCCGCGCGCCGCCTGTTCTTCGGCGCGTCGCCGCTGATGCCCGATCTCCCGTTCGTTGCGATGACGCCGACACACACCGTCGAGATTCGCGAGTACCAGGACCGGAAGGCGCAGGCCTTCGAGTGCCACAAGACGCAGTTCAAGGACCGCGACCGGTTCTATCAGATGCTCGAGCGGCGCGGCGGCAAGGAGTTCTTCCACCTCGCGATCGATCGCGCCGCGAGTGCGCCCGACCCCGGCGACCTTCTGGCCTGATGGACACGATCCTCACGCTGCCGCTCGTCCTCGCCGTCGTGCTCGTGGAGCTCGCTCTCGGGGGCACGTTCGTCTCGTGGCTCCTCGACCGGCGCGGCGAGGCGCCGGGCGGATTCGTGAAGCTCGTCGCGGGTGTCGATGCGATCGCGGCTGCGGCAGCGCTCGGTCTCGCGCCGACGCTGCCACGCGGCGAGGCGGCCCTGAAGGTTGGCCTCAACCCTGGAGCCATGTCGTCCCTCGGCCAGGCGCTCGCGCTCGTCGCGATCCTGATGACCGTACACCTCGCGTTCACGTTCGTGCCCGCCCGCGCGCTGCGCAACGTCGGTGGGATGCTCGCGATCGCCGCGGGCCTCGTCGCGCTCAGCACTGCAACGTACGCGCGGACGGCGCAGGGGCCGACCGACACCTTCGGTCTCGCACTGGCATACGCGGTGACGCCGCTCGGCGCGTTGGCACTCGGCGGTCTCGATGGCGCGATGCTCCTCGGACACTGGTATCTGGTGACCCCGAAGCTGCCGACAGCCCCGCTGCGCAATGCATCGCTCATCGTCGTCGCGGCGGTCGTGCTGCAGCTCGTCGTCGTGCTGGCGACGGTGATGCGTGGCGACCTGGCGGGCACGACACAGACCGGACTTGTCGTCGCGATCGGCATCCGCATCGGCGTCGGGCTGCTGATGACGCTCGCCGTCGCTCTCGCCGCGTGGTGGACGGCCCGGATGAACACGCAGTCCTCGACCGGACTGCTCTACGTCGGACTTGGCTCCGCTCTCGCAGGTGAGATCAGTGCGCGGGTGCTGTTCTTCCTGACGGGAGCCGCGGTCTGACTATCTCGCCCCTGCCACCTCGGGCTACGTGCCAGGAGTCTTGATCGTCGTCCAGTGCGCGCCGCCATCGGTCGTCCGCTGGATCGCTCCGCGTACGGTGGCGTAACCGACGAGCGCGTCTCCGAAGACGACGTCCGGCGCGATCGGCGCGGCCTGCGAGTAATCGGTCCTGAACGCGTGCCAGGTCGCTCCCGCGTCGGTCGTCTCCATAGAGGAGCTGGGCGTACCGATCTGCAGCCACCGCGTTGCCGTCACGAACGCGAGGGCGCCCTCGCCCGCCGGAACTTTGGTGAGGTAGGTCCAGGTCGCGCCGCTGTCGATCGATCGGTAAACGTAGCTCGCACTCAGGTCACTGGGGCGGACGAGCACGAGGGCCGTTGTTCCGAAGGCGCGTACGCGGTCCGCGCGAAGGAAAGCGCCCGTTGGCGTCACCGTGAAGCCGGGGGGAACGGGTAGGAGATTCGAGGCCCTCCATGTCCGCCCAGCGTCGGCGGTCCGATAGATGACGGGCGTGGTGTTCGTGCCGTTCGCGCTCAAGAATCCGCGCTGCGCATCTACTGTTGCCAGGCGCTCTTTGCATCTCGGGCCGCCGGTCCCGGGTGGTTCCGCCGCTGGTGCGACGGCCGCGGAGACCATCGGATCCCACGTCGCGCCGGCATCGGCCGTATGTGTGATGCCTACCGTCTGGACGTCGCACTGCGTCCCGGCCGACGAGTAGGTGGCCAGCCATCCCCCGGTGTCACTGACGAACGCGATCTCGCGGTTCGGACCGCTAGGGAGGGCGGCGGAGCGTTCCTGCCAGGCATCACCACGATCGGTCGAGCGGAACAGACGGCTGTCGGCGACGAACGCCGACACGACGGTGCCGGACGGAGCACTCAGCTGCGCAGTGCTCGGCAGGGTGATCGGTGTCGCCGCGACGGTCGGCAAAGGCGACGCGGTCAGGGTCGACGTCGGAGTCGTACTCACCGATGGCGGAGCCGTTGTGGCGCTCGACGCGGGAGGCGACGCGCTGCAGGCAGACAGAAGCACCAGCAGCGCAGCGGCGACGACAGCGCGTGGCATCCGAAGCATGTACTCAGTTTGCCCTTGGAAAAGTGTCAGAGAGAGCGCGCTATTTCTTCTTGGCCTTTGTCTTCGCCCGCGTCGCTCTGCCCTTCTCGATCCGCTCGCGGTCGGCGAGGGCATGCTGCACCGTCTTGAACTTCGAGAGCTCGCCGCGGCGGTCCTTCTGCACGTTCTCGCGAAACGACGGGTCCGTCGACTGCGAGCGGGCGCGGGTCGCATCGCGCATGGCGGCATCGACGATCTTCGCGACGCGCTTGATCTTTCGCAGCGGCATCGGGAAAAGTGTACGAGGCGGGCTAGCGGTTCCGCTCCGCGCGGACGAACCCCGCGGTACCGATGACCATGAAGAGGGCGAACTCGACGCCGATGACCAGAAGGTTGGTCGGGAGATCGAAGATCGGCACGCCCGAGCCGCCGCCGTAGTAGATGTCGCGCATCAGGTCGACCGCGTAGCGCATCGGTGCGATCTTCGTGAGGATGTCCAGGAAGGGCGGCAGGTTCTGGATCGGGTTGAAGATCCCGGCCAGGAAGAACTGCGGCAGCATGACGAACGGGAAGATCTGATTCGCCTGCCGCTGGTTGTCGAGGCGCGACAGCACGAGGACCCCGAACGCGCCGCCGTAGACCGCGATGATCAACGCGGCCGGGATCATGGCGACGATCTTTTCGAGCGTGAACGGCACCCCGAGGATCAGGCCGAAGAGAAGGATGGCGATGAACTGCGGGAAGGCGACAAGCGACTCGCCAAGGATCTTGCCAAAGATGATCGAGTAGCGCGAGATCGGCGACACGAAGATCTCCTGACTGAAGTCCTGCTCGCGGTCCATCAGGAGCGAGATGACACCGAGTGCGGTGGATTGCCAGATGGTCTGGGCAAGCACGCCGGTGAACACGAAGTGCAGAAGGTTGAAGCTCGTGGCCCCGCCGAAACCGGCCTGAAGGCTGGTCCCGAGGATCCCGATGAAGATCAGCGGGAACGCGAAGTCCGAAACGATGCGCGCGCGGTCGCGGAGCAGCTTGATGAGGTCGCGGTGCGCCAGGGTCAGGATGGCGGACATCTCACTCACTGACTTTGCCCACGATCTCGAGATACGCGTCTTCCAGGGTCGGCATGTGGGTACGCACGAGCGTGAGCGGAGTGTCGATCGCCTTCAGCGCGGCATGCGTTTGACGCGAATCGACGTGGACGCGGAACGGCCCATCGCCGTCGCTGCGGAGCTCGAGCCGCCCGAGCTCCTGGCGCAGCCGCGTGCGGTCGTCGGCATCGATGAGCACGTACTCCTGCACGAGATCGGACTTGATGCTCTCCGGTGTGCCGAACGAGACGACCTTCCCTTTGTCGATGATGCAGATCGTGTCGGCCTCTTCGGCCTCCTCGAGGTAGTGCGTGGTGAGGAAGACGGTCGTGCCGCTCTCGCGACGGATCGTTGTGAGGTACTCCCAAAGTGTCCGGCGGCTCGGAACGTCGAGGCCCGCCGTTGGCTCGTCGAGGAAGAGGACCTTCGGACGATGCATGAGGCTGCGCACGATCTCGAGCTTGCGGCGCATACCGCCGGAGAACGTGCGCACCGGTCTCTGGATCTCAGCGGCGATGCCGAGGAGTGACGCGAGGCTCTGCACCTGCTCGCGGTACGCGGCCGGCATGAGGCCGTAGCTCGGCGCATACGGGTAGAGCCCGTAGAGGATCGCGTGGAAGCGGACGTTCTCCTCGGCCGTGAGGTTCATGTCGAGGCTCGGCTTCTGGAAGATGATCCCGACGATCCGCCGCACCGCGCTCGCCTCCCGGACGATGTCGCGCCCGTCGATCGTCGCGGTCCCGCCGGTCGGCGAGAGCGTCGTCGTGAGGATCGAGATCGTCGTCGTCTTGCCCGCGCCGTTCGGGCCGAGGAGAGCGAAGAACTCTCCGGCGCGCACGTCGAACGA contains:
- a CDS encoding ubiquinone/menaquinone biosynthesis methyltransferase, encoding MKHTVARSEDHDRHIAEMFDRVAPRYDVLNRILSGGRDVGWRRRAAAVASMGPREIALDVGVGTGDLAFGLLDASDPSVRVVGVDLSPSMIDAVRRRAAARLDPRLAPLLASAAALPFADASFDRVVAGFTVRNFGDLSLGLREMRRVLRTGGRAAILEFSTPPSSLIGIPYRLYLHQLVPRIAALLGGDAAAYRYLPRSVATFPDADGLAERMREAGFARVRYERLTFGVAAIHVGEA
- a CDS encoding acyl-CoA dehydrogenase family protein, with the translated sequence MDFDIPDELALLARTVRDFVETRLQPIEKQVEDSDEIPSEVVREMAALGFFGLPFPAECGGVGAGDLGYCLALEQFGRTSAAFSNLIGAHTSIGSMSIYLGGTDDQKRRYLPDLTAGRKLAAFSLTEPSSGSDAASIQTTARKDGSRWLLSGTKIWVTNGPIADVVVVYAANDRTKGARGGITAFIVEKGFKGFRVGKIDEKMGLRGSKTGELIFEDCEVPEENVLGGEVGAGFRTALGALDIGRVSLSAGAVGTSQHLLELAVAHAKRRKQFGQPIASNQAIQWMLADSAVEIHAARLMVYDAAAKLDRGIRVSREAAMVKVYASELANRVADRVLQIHGGMGYMKDSPVERAYRDARILRIYEGTSEVQRMIIAEDLLKA
- a CDS encoding PIG-L family deacetylase encodes the protein MYAHPDDESFGIAGTAMKLAAAGHTTALLTLTRGDVGMWFGKERGSWTPAELAAERSKEWREAVKIIGFRHARLLEWPDGGLATSPAERVTADVVQFVREIRPDVICTFGPEGAGSEHDDHRAASFYAVRGFHRAALADQYPDRGAPHAARRLFFGASPLMPDLPFVAMTPTHTVEIREYQDRKAQAFECHKTQFKDRDRFYQMLERRGGKEFFHLAIDRAASAPDPGDLLA
- a CDS encoding ABC transporter permease — its product is MSAILTLAHRDLIKLLRDRARIVSDFAFPLIFIGILGTSLQAGFGGATSFNLLHFVFTGVLAQTIWQSTALGVISLLMDREQDFSQEIFVSPISRYSIIFGKILGESLVAFPQFIAILLFGLILGVPFTLEKIVAMIPAALIIAVYGGAFGVLVLSRLDNQRQANQIFPFVMLPQFFLAGIFNPIQNLPPFLDILTKIAPMRYAVDLMRDIYYGGGSGVPIFDLPTNLLVIGVEFALFMVIGTAGFVRAERNR
- a CDS encoding ABC transporter ATP-binding protein gives rise to the protein MIHLDGLTKRYKKADRNAVDGISFDVRAGEFFALLGPNGAGKTTTISILTTTLSPTGGTATIDGRDIVREASAVRRIVGIIFQKPSLDMNLTAEENVRFHAILYGLYPYAPSYGLMPAAYREQVQSLASLLGIAAEIQRPVRTFSGGMRRKLEIVRSLMHRPKVLFLDEPTAGLDVPSRRTLWEYLTTIRRESGTTVFLTTHYLEEAEEADTICIIDKGKVVSFGTPESIKSDLVQEYVLIDADDRTRLRQELGRLELRSDGDGPFRVHVDSRQTHAALKAIDTPLTLVRTHMPTLEDAYLEIVGKVSE